In a genomic window of Coprococcus eutactus:
- a CDS encoding sensor histidine kinase: protein MDKYIENYGKYTKRVRMLYVCSLLLFVFLAVFEYVCSEKIFAAIGALACGVVMYVVIKLLQKADDDFISEVVAAMSDLLDNLSELKRQQVFPENDDSLVSRLQSKVDKIIDALKLQNSRERLEHENIKGLVSDLSHQLKTPISNLRMYTDFLKNPDISDDERTRYLQVLELAVERLSFLSESMIKVSRLESGLINLDVKSQSINDTVLQAVKDVYVSAKNADITIRYDEQVKCDIQHDRRWTAEACFNLLDNAIKYGKTGSEIVLSVRKLGLTVEISVTDENEPIGEDERTHIFERFYRGRNSGDKDGVGIGLYLSREIIEKQGGMLSVIPQKGGNKFVIVLQSR from the coding sequence ATGGATAAATATATTGAAAACTATGGTAAATATACGAAGAGAGTGAGGATGCTGTATGTATGCTCACTTCTTTTGTTTGTGTTTTTAGCAGTATTTGAGTATGTATGTTCAGAAAAAATATTTGCGGCCATAGGCGCACTGGCGTGTGGTGTAGTTATGTATGTTGTCATAAAGTTGCTGCAGAAGGCAGATGATGACTTTATTTCGGAGGTCGTGGCAGCTATGTCGGATCTTCTGGACAATCTCTCTGAGCTGAAACGGCAGCAGGTATTTCCGGAAAATGATGACTCGCTGGTATCAAGGCTGCAGAGCAAGGTTGACAAGATAATCGATGCACTGAAGCTTCAGAATTCCAGAGAGAGGCTGGAGCATGAGAATATTAAGGGGCTGGTATCGGATCTTTCCCATCAACTGAAGACACCAATATCGAACCTGAGGATGTACACGGATTTTCTGAAAAATCCGGATATAAGTGATGATGAGCGTACTAGGTACTTGCAAGTCCTTGAACTGGCGGTGGAGCGCTTGTCATTTCTCTCGGAGAGTATGATAAAGGTATCCAGACTGGAAAGCGGACTTATCAATCTCGATGTGAAAAGCCAGAGTATAAATGACACTGTGCTGCAGGCAGTGAAAGATGTATATGTGAGTGCGAAAAACGCCGATATAACTATCAGATACGATGAACAGGTGAAATGTGATATACAGCATGACAGAAGATGGACTGCGGAAGCGTGTTTCAATCTTTTGGATAATGCGATAAAATACGGAAAAACTGGAAGTGAGATAGTCCTGTCGGTCAGAAAACTAGGGCTCACGGTTGAAATCAGTGTGACAGATGAGAATGAACCAATAGGAGAGGATGAGCGTACACATATATTTGAGAGGTTTTACCGTGGCAGAAATTCCGGTGACAAGGATGGTGTTGGAATAGGCCTTTATCTGTCAAGGGAGATCATAGAAAAACAGGGCGGAATGTTAAGTGTTATTCCCCAAAAGGGCGGTAACAAGTTCGTGATCGTGCTGCAGAGCCGATGA